Proteins encoded within one genomic window of Amycolatopsis nigrescens CSC17Ta-90:
- a CDS encoding 4-hydroxybenzoate 3-monooxygenase, with protein MDKNTTVVIVGAGVAGLTLGNFLLRRGIDCVIVEKRSREYVEQRQRAGVIDTRAARMFREWGLEDRVIGGAPFESAMNFRIDGETRPLEFGQDDHGDGRFCPQQVLVRNLIDVFVSDGGDLRFDAEVSVENIDGDEPLVRYRDSAGSTRVISCEFVAGCDGDRGVSRTAIPSESLTRYSHEYGYAWLTILAEVPANHQSMMALHPHGFAGQFARGPQASRFYLQCPLDSSTSEWTDERIWDELETRFGEPMASRGRIASTQLVPLRSVVYSPMSYGRLYLLGDAAHIVPPMSAKGMNLALHDAEAFANAVVRHTNDQDSSLLDSYSSTCLRHVWNYQAFATWWTELVHNAGDASYQGEFRHQIARADLTRLFESGSANRLFSEFITGLN; from the coding sequence GTGGACAAGAACACCACCGTGGTGATCGTGGGAGCGGGAGTCGCCGGGCTCACGCTCGGCAATTTCCTGCTGCGGCGCGGAATTGACTGCGTCATCGTGGAGAAACGCAGCCGTGAATACGTCGAGCAGCGACAGCGAGCCGGGGTCATCGACACCCGGGCGGCACGCATGTTCCGTGAGTGGGGACTCGAAGACCGGGTGATCGGAGGTGCCCCCTTCGAGTCGGCGATGAACTTCCGGATCGACGGCGAGACGCGCCCCCTCGAGTTCGGACAGGACGATCACGGCGACGGACGTTTCTGCCCTCAGCAGGTCCTTGTCCGCAACCTCATCGACGTCTTCGTCAGCGATGGCGGAGACCTTCGCTTCGATGCCGAGGTCTCGGTGGAGAACATCGACGGTGACGAACCACTCGTTCGTTATCGAGACAGTGCCGGCTCGACGAGGGTGATCAGTTGCGAGTTCGTCGCCGGCTGTGACGGTGACCGCGGCGTCAGCAGGACAGCCATCCCCAGCGAGTCTCTCACGCGTTACTCGCACGAGTACGGATACGCGTGGCTGACCATCTTGGCGGAGGTTCCCGCCAATCACCAGTCCATGATGGCGCTCCACCCTCATGGGTTCGCGGGGCAGTTCGCTCGTGGTCCGCAGGCAAGCCGGTTCTATCTGCAGTGCCCTCTCGACAGCTCGACATCAGAGTGGACAGACGAGCGCATCTGGGATGAGCTCGAGACTCGCTTCGGTGAACCCATGGCCTCGAGGGGTCGGATCGCCAGTACACAGCTGGTGCCGCTGCGGAGTGTGGTGTATAGCCCGATGAGCTACGGCCGGCTGTATCTGCTCGGGGATGCCGCTCACATCGTTCCTCCGATGAGCGCGAAAGGAATGAACCTGGCCCTGCACGACGCCGAGGCGTTCGCGAACGCCGTAGTCCGACACACCAACGATCAGGATTCGAGCCTGCTCGACAGTTACTCGTCGACGTGTCTTCGTCACGTGTGGAACTACCAGGCATTCGCGACGTGGTGGACCGAACTGGTGCACAACGCCGGGGACGCTTCGTATCAAGGTGAGTTCCGGCACCAGATCGCCCGAGCAGACCTTACGCGCCTGTTCGAATCCGGCTCGGCGAACCGCCTGTTCAGCGAGTTCATCACCGGGCTGAACTAG
- a CDS encoding AraC family transcriptional regulator, whose protein sequence is MPDIRQRPALVTQIVEKRGLLAHGDGVAPHRHTEGQLLYPSAGVLATTTERGTWVAPANRVVWTPPGFEHYHRAYGQTEVRVVEVAGALCASLPDRPMVFAVSPLLREALLVLTSGRELRPQARDRLREVVVDELVDGQDEALYLPEPTDDRLRAVTDLLHADPAASLTLAELGRVVGASERTLSRLFPTELGMSFHQWRSLLRVQHALIRLAEGDAVIDTAARLGWANPTSFIEAFTAIVGQTPGRYQVELRHRDR, encoded by the coding sequence GTGCCTGATATTCGCCAGAGGCCCGCTCTGGTCACGCAGATCGTGGAGAAGCGGGGGCTGCTCGCGCACGGGGATGGCGTTGCGCCGCACCGTCATACCGAGGGGCAGTTGTTGTATCCCTCGGCGGGCGTCCTTGCCACCACGACGGAGCGGGGCACGTGGGTTGCCCCGGCCAACCGTGTCGTGTGGACGCCGCCGGGTTTCGAGCATTACCACCGCGCGTACGGGCAGACGGAGGTCCGGGTGGTGGAGGTTGCCGGGGCGCTGTGCGCGTCGTTGCCGGATCGGCCGATGGTGTTCGCGGTGTCCCCGCTGCTGCGGGAGGCGTTGCTGGTGCTCACCAGTGGTCGTGAGCTTCGGCCGCAGGCGCGGGACCGGCTTCGCGAGGTGGTCGTCGACGAGCTGGTGGATGGGCAGGATGAGGCGCTGTATCTTCCGGAGCCGACTGATGATCGTCTTCGTGCGGTCACGGACCTGCTGCATGCCGATCCCGCGGCATCGTTGACGTTGGCGGAGTTGGGGCGGGTGGTCGGGGCCAGCGAACGGACGTTGAGCCGCTTGTTCCCGACCGAGCTGGGGATGAGCTTCCATCAGTGGCGGAGCCTGCTGCGTGTCCAGCATGCGCTCATCAGGCTGGCCGAGGGGGACGCGGTCATCGATACGGCTGCCCGGCTGGGGTGGGCCAACCCGACCAGCTTCATCGAAGCGTTCACCGCCATCGTCGGCCAGACACCGGGGCGATATCAGGTGGAGCTGCGCCACAGGGACCGGTGA
- a CDS encoding DUF6640 family protein, whose amino-acid sequence MANISLKKFPFGKVLISLSAVGTMVGSYAADWNETHIYNPTWPPHAKFHNAQTMSMGTALSLATLYHLWKPGRSRASLERCATTR is encoded by the coding sequence ATGGCAAATATCAGCCTCAAGAAGTTCCCGTTCGGCAAGGTGCTCATCTCATTGTCCGCGGTGGGGACCATGGTCGGCTCGTACGCCGCCGACTGGAACGAGACACATATTTACAATCCGACGTGGCCACCCCACGCCAAGTTCCACAACGCCCAAACCATGAGCATGGGCACCGCACTATCCCTGGCAACCCTGTACCACTTGTGGAAACCAGGCCGTTCGCGTGCGTCGCTGGAGCGCTGCGCCACGACTCGCTGA
- a CDS encoding NADP-dependent oxidoreductase gives MTSLAGGFTMTTMKRIQYHQYGGPEVLRFEDFEPTRPGSGEVLVRVKAAAANPMDWKIRTGAMKIMTGRKFPRGLGHDFAGVVAAVGDGVTRLGDGDEVLGGASISAAGAFAEMVVAEEKAVVKKPANLSWEEAAALPTVGITAFQAMVNTSKLHAGQAIFIHGCLGGVGRSAAQIALAHGASVGGSCRGTAMREARDLGVAPIVDFDFDATTLAGRFDVVFDTPGTLPIKAARTLLKPGGRIIDITPTPAKFVRSALPGPFQVMIGKAVTTDLEAVAQAAGEGMLRVPVGSTAPLGKAIAALTELERDGIPKGGKLVITTE, from the coding sequence ATGACATCACTGGCCGGAGGGTTCACCATGACGACGATGAAGCGCATCCAGTACCACCAGTACGGCGGCCCCGAGGTACTGCGGTTCGAGGATTTCGAGCCGACGCGGCCCGGCTCCGGCGAGGTTCTGGTCCGTGTGAAGGCGGCGGCCGCGAACCCGATGGACTGGAAGATCCGCACCGGCGCGATGAAGATCATGACCGGCCGGAAGTTCCCGCGCGGTCTGGGGCACGACTTCGCGGGCGTCGTGGCGGCGGTCGGCGACGGCGTCACCCGACTCGGCGACGGCGACGAAGTGCTCGGCGGGGCAAGCATCTCGGCGGCAGGAGCGTTCGCCGAGATGGTCGTCGCCGAAGAGAAGGCGGTCGTGAAAAAGCCGGCGAACCTCTCCTGGGAGGAGGCCGCGGCGCTCCCCACTGTCGGGATCACCGCCTTCCAAGCCATGGTCAACACGAGCAAGCTGCATGCCGGCCAAGCCATCTTCATCCACGGCTGCCTCGGCGGAGTCGGTCGATCTGCCGCACAGATCGCTCTGGCGCACGGCGCCTCCGTGGGAGGCAGCTGCCGTGGTACCGCCATGCGCGAAGCACGCGACCTCGGTGTCGCTCCGATCGTCGACTTCGACTTCGACGCGACGACACTCGCAGGGCGATTCGACGTCGTTTTCGACACCCCCGGCACGCTGCCGATCAAAGCCGCGCGGACGTTGCTGAAGCCCGGTGGCCGCATCATCGACATCACCCCCACGCCGGCGAAGTTCGTGAGAAGCGCCCTGCCGGGCCCCTTCCAGGTGATGATCGGGAAAGCCGTCACGACGGACCTCGAAGCGGTCGCACAGGCCGCCGGGGAGGGGATGCTGCGGGTGCCGGTTGGAAGCACTGCACCGCTCGGCAAGGCGATCGCGGCGCTCACGGAGCTCGAACGCGACGGCATACCCAAGGGCGGCAAGCTGGTCATCACGACCGAGTGA
- a CDS encoding TetR/AcrR family transcriptional regulator yields the protein MGRWEPGAGGRLREAALALYLERGFDQTMVADIADRAGVTARTFFRYFADKREVLFDKAAEMAEKSLAALEAAPASASTLEVVAAALDAVADMIGPDRELARKRHAVIMANADLRERELIKLAQMSAALADGLRRRGVGDTEAGLAAETGSAVYRVAFQRWVDAADDLDLRDAIRQSFAQLRTLTASN from the coding sequence ATGGGACGATGGGAGCCTGGAGCCGGTGGCCGGCTGCGCGAGGCCGCACTGGCCCTGTATCTCGAACGTGGCTTCGACCAGACCATGGTCGCCGACATCGCCGACCGGGCCGGCGTGACCGCCCGCACCTTCTTTCGCTACTTCGCCGACAAGCGCGAGGTCCTCTTCGACAAGGCGGCCGAGATGGCGGAGAAGTCGCTGGCCGCGCTGGAAGCGGCGCCTGCCTCGGCGTCGACGCTGGAGGTCGTCGCGGCCGCGCTGGACGCCGTGGCCGATATGATCGGACCTGACCGTGAGCTCGCACGGAAGCGGCACGCGGTGATCATGGCCAACGCCGATCTCCGTGAACGTGAATTGATCAAGCTCGCACAGATGTCGGCTGCGCTCGCCGACGGGCTTCGACGGCGGGGCGTCGGCGACACCGAGGCCGGCCTGGCCGCCGAGACCGGCTCCGCGGTGTACCGGGTCGCCTTCCAGCGATGGGTCGACGCCGCCGACGACCTCGACCTGCGCGACGCCATTCGCCAGTCGTTCGCCCAACTGCGAACCCTGACCGCCTCCAACTGA
- a CDS encoding L,D-transpeptidase family protein: MRRRGEAGLRSVTSGVAGRGRLPLLLVVAGLVVAGCSSGASGDEGGEGGQNAPQVSSGGPPKPASLALTPATGTNDVAPGEPVTVAVTDGKVGEVKLTGADGTQVEGKPKPDGTGWESSQALGYGKSYTVTANATGTDGKPVTSTSTFTTVGKPARQTTVSMNVDNGETVGVGLPLIFTFGGKIADKAAAERALKITAEPQTEGAFHWFSDSAVTWRPKDYWKTGTKVSVKAAVYGKNLGNNTYGREDRAADFTIGDKLVAVADGGNFQMKVSINDQEVKNMPTSMGKKSSPTPSGTFTVMSEHVGYTMDSSTYGVPNDSKAGYRTFVKYAVRMSNSGIFYHSAPWSVGSQGKRNVSHGCLNLSTENAKWLMDTSKKGDIITVQNSGGKVLEATDGWSVWQMPWEEWKAGGQKN; encoded by the coding sequence ATGCGACGTCGGGGTGAGGCTGGTCTGCGATCTGTGACGAGCGGTGTTGCCGGGCGGGGCCGGCTACCGCTGTTGCTGGTCGTGGCCGGTTTAGTGGTCGCGGGATGCTCCAGCGGGGCATCGGGTGACGAAGGCGGCGAAGGCGGTCAGAACGCTCCCCAGGTGAGCAGCGGAGGCCCGCCGAAGCCGGCTTCGCTGGCCTTGACTCCCGCAACGGGTACGAATGATGTCGCGCCGGGTGAACCGGTCACCGTGGCGGTCACGGACGGCAAGGTCGGCGAGGTGAAGCTGACCGGCGCGGACGGCACCCAGGTCGAGGGCAAGCCGAAGCCCGACGGCACCGGCTGGGAGTCTTCGCAGGCCCTCGGTTACGGCAAGAGCTACACCGTCACCGCGAACGCCACCGGCACCGACGGCAAGCCGGTCACCTCCACCTCCACCTTCACCACGGTCGGCAAGCCGGCCAGGCAGACCACCGTGTCGATGAACGTGGACAACGGCGAGACGGTCGGCGTCGGCCTGCCGTTGATCTTCACCTTCGGCGGCAAGATCGCGGACAAGGCGGCCGCCGAGCGCGCGCTGAAGATCACCGCGGAGCCGCAGACCGAGGGCGCCTTCCACTGGTTCAGCGACAGCGCGGTGACCTGGCGGCCCAAGGACTACTGGAAGACCGGCACCAAGGTCTCGGTGAAGGCCGCGGTCTACGGCAAGAACCTGGGCAACAACACCTACGGCCGCGAGGACAGGGCGGCCGACTTCACCATCGGTGACAAGCTGGTCGCGGTGGCCGACGGCGGCAACTTCCAGATGAAGGTCTCGATCAACGACCAAGAGGTCAAGAACATGCCGACCTCGATGGGCAAGAAGTCCAGCCCGACCCCGTCCGGCACCTTCACCGTGATGAGCGAGCACGTCGGCTACACGATGGACTCCAGCACCTACGGCGTGCCGAACGACAGCAAAGCCGGGTACCGCACCTTCGTGAAGTACGCGGTCCGGATGTCGAACAGCGGCATCTTCTACCACTCCGCGCCGTGGTCGGTGGGGTCGCAGGGCAAGCGGAACGTGAGTCACGGCTGCCTGAACCTGTCCACCGAGAACGCGAAGTGGCTGATGGACACGTCCAAGAAGGGCGACATCATCACCGTCCAGAACAGCGGCGGCAAGGTGCTCGAGGCCACCGACGGCTGGAGCGTCTGGCAGATGCCGTGGGAGGAGTGGAAGGCCGGCGGGCAGAAGAACTAG
- the proP gene encoding glycine betaine/L-proline transporter ProP, translating into MEKGFRKFRRKKKLSYDDITVVDQSLLKRAVGAAALGNAMEWFDFGVYAYIADTIAEVFFPPDVSSSVRLIGTFGAFTAAFLMRPLGGLVFGPLGDKIGRQKVLAVTMIMMAVGTLCIGLIPSYQTIGVWSPILLVLARMVQGFSTGGEYGGATTFIAEYSPDKRRGFMGSWLEFGTLAGYVLGAGVVTAMKTWVPHDTLLDWGWRVPFLVAGPLGIVGLYMRLKLEETPAFQKHAEESEKRGQSGGPFWVMFTKYWRVLLTCIGLVLVFNVTDYMLLSYMPTYLSERLKLDATHGLLLIIVVMVVMMLIITVGGRLTDKVGRKPVMMTGCVGFLVLSFPLMLLVRDGGVLLTFLGLMGLGLLLLTFEISMPATLPALFPTAIRYGALSIAFNVSVSLFGGTTPLVMQSLIAATGNDYWPAWYMMIAAAIGGVAVYFSRETANKPLWGSGPAVSTEEEARELVRESEREYRQKD; encoded by the coding sequence GTGGAGAAGGGATTTCGGAAGTTTCGGCGCAAGAAGAAGCTGAGTTATGACGACATCACGGTGGTCGACCAGTCGCTGTTGAAACGGGCCGTGGGAGCGGCGGCCCTTGGCAACGCGATGGAATGGTTCGACTTCGGGGTTTACGCGTACATCGCGGACACCATCGCCGAAGTGTTCTTCCCGCCCGATGTCTCCAGCAGCGTCAGACTGATCGGCACCTTCGGGGCTTTCACGGCGGCGTTCCTGATGCGACCGCTGGGCGGACTGGTGTTCGGGCCGCTCGGTGACAAGATCGGCAGGCAGAAGGTGCTGGCCGTCACCATGATCATGATGGCCGTCGGCACCCTCTGCATCGGGCTCATCCCGTCGTACCAGACCATCGGCGTCTGGTCCCCGATCCTGCTCGTGCTCGCCCGCATGGTGCAGGGCTTCTCCACCGGCGGCGAATACGGCGGCGCCACCACCTTCATCGCCGAATACTCCCCCGACAAACGCCGCGGCTTCATGGGTTCCTGGCTCGAGTTCGGCACCCTCGCCGGCTACGTGCTCGGCGCCGGCGTGGTCACCGCGATGAAAACCTGGGTACCGCACGACACCCTGCTCGACTGGGGCTGGCGCGTCCCGTTCCTGGTCGCCGGCCCGCTCGGCATCGTCGGCCTCTACATGCGGCTCAAGCTCGAAGAAACCCCGGCCTTCCAGAAACACGCCGAAGAGTCCGAAAAGCGCGGACAGTCGGGGGGCCCCTTCTGGGTGATGTTCACCAAGTACTGGCGGGTGCTGCTGACCTGCATCGGGCTGGTGCTGGTCTTCAACGTCACCGACTACATGCTGCTCTCGTACATGCCGACCTACCTGTCGGAACGGCTGAAGCTGGACGCCACGCACGGCCTGCTGCTGATCATCGTGGTGATGGTGGTGATGATGCTGATCATCACCGTCGGCGGGCGGCTCACCGACAAGGTCGGCCGCAAACCGGTGATGATGACCGGCTGCGTCGGCTTCCTGGTGCTCTCGTTCCCGCTGATGCTGCTGGTCCGGGACGGCGGCGTGCTGCTCACCTTCCTCGGCCTGATGGGCCTAGGCCTGCTCCTGCTCACCTTCGAGATCTCCATGCCGGCCACCCTGCCGGCGCTGTTCCCCACCGCGATCCGCTACGGCGCGCTGTCCATCGCGTTCAACGTGTCGGTGTCGCTGTTCGGCGGCACCACCCCGCTGGTCATGCAGTCCCTGATCGCGGCGACCGGGAACGACTACTGGCCGGCCTGGTACATGATGATCGCCGCCGCCATCGGCGGGGTCGCGGTCTACTTCAGCAGGGAGACCGCGAACAAGCCGCTGTGGGGGTCCGGGCCCGCGGTGTCCACAGAGGAGGAAGCCAGGGAACTGGTGCGGGAGTCCGAACGGGAGTACCGGCAGAAGGACTAG
- the orn gene encoding oligoribonuclease: MTDRLVWIDCEMTGLDLAKDALIEIAALVTDADLNVLGEGLDVVIHADETALAGMPDVVRDMHAHSGLTEEVRRSTISLAEAEQQILGYIREHVPDPKTAPLAGNSIATDRGFITRDMPELDDHLHYRMVDVSSIKELIRRWYPRIYYAKPEKGLSHRALSDIRESIGELDYYRRIAFVPQPGPSTEQARAAAADVLREYGGNPVQDAGDGTLR, from the coding sequence GTGACCGATCGTCTTGTCTGGATCGACTGCGAGATGACGGGGCTGGACCTCGCCAAAGACGCGCTGATCGAAATAGCCGCACTGGTGACCGACGCCGACCTCAACGTGCTCGGGGAAGGCCTCGACGTCGTCATCCACGCCGACGAGACCGCCCTCGCCGGCATGCCCGACGTGGTGCGCGACATGCACGCCCACTCCGGGCTCACCGAGGAGGTCCGGCGGTCCACGATCAGCCTCGCCGAGGCCGAGCAGCAGATCCTCGGCTACATCCGCGAGCACGTACCCGACCCCAAGACCGCCCCGCTGGCCGGCAACTCGATCGCCACCGACCGCGGCTTCATCACCCGCGACATGCCCGAACTGGACGACCACCTGCACTACCGGATGGTCGACGTGTCGTCCATCAAGGAGCTCATCCGGCGCTGGTACCCGCGCATCTACTACGCCAAGCCCGAAAAAGGCCTCTCCCACCGGGCGCTCTCCGACATCCGCGAATCCATCGGCGAACTCGACTACTACCGGCGGATCGCGTTCGTACCCCAGCCGGGCCCCAGCACCGAACAAGCCAGGGCCGCCGCCGCTGACGTGCTCCGCGAGTACGGCGGCAACCCGGTGCAGGACGCCGGAGACGGCACGCTAAGATAA